The following are encoded in a window of Variovorax paradoxus genomic DNA:
- a CDS encoding FliC/FljB family flagellin, which yields MAQVINTNSLSLLTQNNLNKSQSALNTAIERLSSGMRINSAKDDAAGQAIANRFTANIKGLTQASRNANDGISIAQTTEGALTEVNNNLQRIRDLSVQAATGTNSATDLDSIQAEIGQRLDEINRVSEQTQFNGVKVLSADAGKLTVQVGANDGETIDIDLKEISAKTLGLESFNVNGTGTLNKAATKDDLTLAGATVNGAPVNGTQKYDVTATNTLATRSQLLAGAKAGDSVVTVGSTYTYDAAKSKFTFGETGRTNAATIASLQPAAGESKTATVTIGGNSLDVKIDSAGTITAADGSALWVDTVGNLTQNNAGGTGTAATLTSLTTSMAAVGSTGGTIKVGGTTYTATAGAANFDVTGDEISAAALNDKLAAAGGTAVAASTIGGVAGVTIAADGTVTGAYVGADGSLGNSATTVSTYSVHSNGAVTDGAGNAVYADSAKAGAFTLNARSGNTSTVDPLKALDAALSKVDQLRSSLGAVQNRFDSVIANLGTTITNLSSSRSRIEDSDYAVEVSNMTRAQILQQAGTSVLAQANQTTQGVLSLLR from the coding sequence ATGGCGCAAGTCATCAATACGAACAGCCTTTCTCTTCTCACGCAGAACAACCTCAACAAGTCGCAATCGGCACTGAACACTGCCATCGAGCGCCTGTCGTCCGGCATGCGCATCAACAGCGCCAAGGACGATGCCGCCGGCCAGGCCATCGCCAACCGCTTCACGGCCAACATCAAGGGCCTGACGCAAGCTTCGCGCAACGCCAACGACGGCATCTCGATCGCCCAGACGACCGAAGGCGCACTGACCGAAGTCAACAACAACCTGCAGCGCATCCGCGACCTGTCGGTGCAAGCCGCCACCGGCACCAACTCGGCCACCGACCTGGACTCGATCCAGGCTGAAATCGGCCAGCGCCTGGACGAAATCAACCGCGTCTCGGAACAGACCCAGTTCAACGGCGTGAAGGTGTTGTCGGCCGACGCCGGCAAGCTGACGGTGCAAGTCGGCGCGAACGATGGCGAAACCATCGACATCGACCTGAAGGAAATCAGCGCCAAGACCCTGGGTCTGGAAAGCTTCAACGTGAACGGCACGGGCACGCTGAACAAGGCCGCCACCAAGGACGACCTGACGCTGGCTGGCGCTACCGTCAACGGCGCGCCGGTCAACGGCACGCAGAAGTACGACGTCACGGCCACCAACACGCTGGCCACGCGCAGCCAGCTGCTGGCGGGCGCCAAGGCGGGCGACTCGGTCGTTACCGTGGGTTCCACCTACACCTACGACGCGGCCAAGTCGAAGTTCACCTTCGGTGAAACGGGCCGCACCAACGCCGCCACGATCGCTTCGCTCCAGCCCGCAGCGGGCGAGAGCAAGACCGCAACGGTCACCATCGGCGGCAACTCGCTGGACGTCAAGATCGACAGCGCAGGCACGATCACCGCAGCCGACGGCTCCGCGCTGTGGGTGGACACGGTCGGCAACCTGACGCAGAACAACGCAGGCGGTACGGGTACGGCAGCCACGCTGACCAGCCTGACGACCAGCATGGCGGCCGTTGGCAGCACGGGCGGCACCATCAAGGTCGGCGGCACGACCTACACGGCCACCGCCGGTGCAGCCAACTTCGACGTCACCGGCGACGAAATCTCGGCCGCCGCGCTGAACGACAAGCTGGCTGCAGCAGGCGGCACGGCTGTGGCTGCATCGACCATCGGCGGCGTGGCAGGTGTCACGATCGCTGCGGACGGCACGGTCACCGGCGCCTACGTGGGCGCTGACGGCTCGCTCGGCAACTCGGCCACCACCGTGTCGACCTACAGCGTGCACAGCAACGGTGCAGTGACCGACGGCGCTGGCAACGCGGTCTACGCCGATTCGGCCAAGGCTGGCGCCTTCACGCTGAACGCCCGCAGCGGCAACACCTCCACCGTCGACCCGCTCAAGGCCCTCGACGCTGCCCTGTCGAAGGTCGACCAGCTGCGCTCCTCGCTGGGTGCGGTGCAGAACCGTTTCGACTCGGTGATCGCCAACCTCGGCACCACCATCACCAACCTGTCGTCGTCGCGTTCGCGCATCGAAGACTCGGACTACGCCGTGGAAGTGTCGAACATGACGCGCGCGCAGATCCTGCAGCAGGCCGGTACCTCGGTGCTGGCGCAGGCGAACCAGACCACGCAAGGCGTGCTCTCGCTGCTGCGTTAA
- the fliE gene encoding flagellar hook-basal body complex protein FliE, with protein MSPMNAIESVLQQMRATALASGMGPATSAPTGAGSFAAELQRSLANISGAQQQAYAQAESFELGKPGVALNDVMVDLQKANVAFQTGLQVRNRLVTAYQEIMGMQA; from the coding sequence ATGTCCCCCATGAATGCCATCGAATCCGTCCTGCAGCAGATGCGCGCCACCGCGCTCGCCAGCGGCATGGGGCCTGCAACCTCTGCGCCGACCGGCGCGGGCAGCTTTGCGGCCGAGTTGCAGCGCTCGCTCGCCAACATCAGCGGCGCGCAGCAGCAGGCCTATGCGCAGGCCGAATCGTTCGAACTGGGCAAGCCCGGCGTGGCGCTCAACGACGTGATGGTCGATCTGCAGAAGGCCAACGTGGCGTTCCAGACCGGGCTGCAGGTGCGCAACCGGCTGGTGACGGCGTACCAGGAAATCATGGGCATGCAGGCATGA
- the fliF gene encoding flagellar basal-body MS-ring/collar protein FliF has protein sequence MSTAAPTGSLPTGGNGLPPMLERMRAQPRLPLIIGAAVLVTVVAAFALWSRGPDYKVLYTNVSDRDGGAIIASLQQMNVPYKFAEGGGAILIAGDKVAETRLKLAAQGLPKAGGVGFELMDNQKFGTSQFAEQVNYQRGLEGELARSIESIGTIEAARVHLALPKPSLFVRDQKKPSASVVLTLMRGRSIDEGQVSAIVHMVSSSVPDLDAKNVTVVDQRGNLLSSARGTSQGLDVSQLKYAQEIEQGYVRRIEAILQPLVGASNVRAQVAADIDFSVVEHTDEKYKPNQDPSQAAIRSQQSSESAQQNGAPPGGVPGALSNQPPVNPTAPITAPRPPNAPNAPGAANTPPAAAPATGPSNTRKDVTTNYELDRTIRHVQQAAGGVKRLSVAVVVNHRDTVDAAGKAGSHALTPAELEQIRNLAKEAMGFSTERGDSLNVVNSAFARDAEAGPAPELPFWRDRDNLALGKALGPYLLIGLLALFAWLAVVRPLMRRHLAPPPPAQPVADAADVTTTPTDTAPAAPEETLQQRESTRQKADMDYAQQTADKDPKLVAALIQHWMHTND, from the coding sequence ATGAGCACGGCCGCGCCCACGGGCAGCCTGCCGACGGGCGGCAACGGCCTGCCGCCGATGCTGGAGCGCATGCGCGCACAGCCGCGCCTGCCGCTGATCATTGGCGCCGCGGTGCTGGTGACGGTGGTCGCCGCCTTTGCGCTGTGGAGCCGCGGGCCCGACTACAAGGTGCTCTACACCAATGTGTCGGACCGCGACGGCGGCGCGATCATCGCGTCGCTGCAGCAGATGAACGTGCCCTACAAGTTCGCCGAAGGCGGCGGCGCGATCCTCATCGCGGGCGACAAGGTCGCGGAAACGCGCCTGAAGCTCGCGGCGCAGGGCCTGCCCAAGGCCGGCGGCGTGGGCTTCGAACTGATGGACAACCAGAAGTTCGGCACCAGCCAGTTCGCCGAACAGGTCAACTACCAGCGCGGACTCGAAGGCGAGCTGGCGCGCTCCATCGAATCGATCGGCACCATCGAAGCGGCGCGCGTGCACCTGGCGCTGCCCAAGCCGTCGCTGTTCGTGCGCGACCAGAAGAAGCCTTCGGCCTCGGTGGTGCTCACGCTCATGCGCGGGCGCAGCATCGACGAAGGCCAGGTGAGCGCCATCGTGCACATGGTGTCCAGCAGCGTGCCCGACCTGGACGCCAAGAACGTGACGGTGGTCGACCAGCGCGGCAACCTGCTGTCGTCGGCGCGCGGCACCAGCCAGGGGCTGGACGTGAGCCAGCTCAAGTACGCGCAGGAGATCGAGCAGGGCTACGTGCGCCGCATCGAGGCGATTCTTCAGCCGCTGGTGGGCGCGAGCAACGTGCGCGCGCAGGTCGCGGCCGACATCGACTTCTCGGTGGTGGAACACACCGACGAGAAGTACAAGCCCAACCAGGACCCGTCGCAGGCCGCGATCCGCAGCCAGCAGTCGAGCGAATCGGCGCAGCAGAACGGCGCACCGCCGGGCGGCGTGCCGGGCGCACTGTCGAACCAGCCGCCGGTGAACCCGACGGCGCCGATCACTGCGCCCCGGCCGCCGAACGCGCCCAACGCACCGGGGGCGGCGAACACGCCGCCCGCTGCCGCACCGGCCACCGGCCCGAGCAACACGCGCAAGGACGTCACGACCAACTACGAGCTCGACCGCACCATCCGCCACGTGCAGCAGGCCGCCGGCGGCGTGAAGCGCCTGTCGGTCGCCGTGGTGGTGAACCACCGCGACACGGTCGATGCCGCGGGCAAGGCCGGCAGCCACGCGCTCACGCCGGCCGAGCTGGAGCAGATCCGCAACCTCGCGAAGGAAGCGATGGGCTTCAGCACCGAGCGCGGCGATTCGCTCAACGTGGTCAACAGCGCCTTCGCCCGCGACGCCGAGGCCGGCCCCGCGCCCGAGCTGCCGTTCTGGCGCGACCGCGACAACCTCGCGCTCGGCAAGGCGCTGGGCCCCTACCTGCTCATCGGCCTGCTCGCGCTGTTCGCCTGGTTGGCCGTGGTGCGTCCGCTGATGCGCCGGCACCTGGCCCCGCCGCCGCCCGCGCAGCCCGTGGCCGATGCGGCCGACGTGACCACCACCCCCACCGACACGGCCCCGGCCGCGCCCGAAGAAACACTGCAGCAGCGCGAGTCCACACGCCAGAAGGCCGACATGGACTACGCCCAGCAGACCGCCGACAAGGACCCCAAGCTCGTGGCCGCCCTGATCCAGCACTGGATGCACACCAATGACTAG